A stretch of the Corylus avellana chromosome ca6, CavTom2PMs-1.0 genome encodes the following:
- the LOC132184422 gene encoding transcription initiation factor TFIID subunit 10: MNHNQQSSDGIHEDDAALSDFLASLMDYTPTIPDELVEHYLAKSGFQCPDVRLIRLVAVATQKFVAEVATDALQQCKARQTTVVKDKRDKQQKDKRLMLTMEDLSRALHEYGVNVKHQEYFADSPSTGMDPASRDE, encoded by the exons ATGAACCATAATCAGCAATCAAGTGATGGTATCCACGAAGATGACGCTGCGCTCTCCGATTTCCTCGCATCCTTAATGGATTACACTCCCACG ATTCCAGACGAGTTGGTGGAGCATTACTTAGCCAAGAGCGGGTTCCAATGTCCCGACGTTCGACT AATTAGGCTGGTAGCTGTTGCTACACAGAAGTTTGTGGCTGAGGTTGCAACCGATGCCCTACA GCAGTGCAAGGCAAGACAGACAACTGTAGTCAAGGACAAAAGGGATAAGCAGCAAAAG GATAAGCGCCTAATGTTAACAATGGAGGACCTCTCAAGGGCACTGCATGAG TATGGCGTGAATGTGAAGCATCAAGAGTATTTTGCTGATAGCCCTTCAACTGGGATGGATCCTGCTTCAAGAGATGAATGA